The Humulus lupulus chromosome 3, drHumLupu1.1, whole genome shotgun sequence genome window below encodes:
- the LOC133824225 gene encoding 3-hydroxy-3-methylglutaryl-coenzyme A reductase 2-like, translating into MRPASSGRFSNDGFGLRTLEGFDYESILGQCCEMPVGYVQIPVGIAGLLLLDGFEYSVSMATMEGCLIASTNRACKAIHLSGGATSVLLRDGMTRAPVVRFNSAKRASELKFFLEDPEIFETFSIVFNSTSFMFFYYMIGNFCSDKKPAAVNWIEGCGKLVVCEAVINEEVVKKVLKTNIHALVELNMLKNLAVFAIAGALGGYNAHTSNIVSAVFIATGQDPAQNIESSHCITMMEAINNGKDLHVSVSMPSIEVGTVGGGTQLASQSACLNLLGVKGASKESPGANSRLLATIVASSVLAGELSLMSAIAAGQLVKSHMKYNRSSKDMSKVAC; encoded by the exons ATGAGACCAGCTAGCTCCGGCCGGTTCAGCAACGATGGTTTCGGTCTAAGAACATTGGAAGGGTTCGATTACGAATCTATTTTGGGGCAGTGCTGCGAAATGCCTGTTGGGTACGTCCAGATTCCGGTGGGGATCGCGGGTCTGTTGTTGCTCGATGGGTTCGAGTATTCGGTGTCGATGGCGACTATGGAGGGTTGTTTGATTGCGAGTACAAATAGAGCTTGCAAGGCTATCCATTTGTCTGGTGGGGCTACCAGCGTGTTGTTGAGGGACGGCATGACCAGAGCACCGGTTGTGAGGTTTAATTCCGCCAAGAGAGCTTCCGAGTTAAAGTTCTTCTTGGAGGACCCTGAAATTTTCGAGACTTTTTCCATCGTCTTTAATAG TACCAGTTTCATGTTTTTCTACTATATGATAGGCAACTTTTGTTCGGACAAGAAACCTGCTGCTGTAAATTGGATCGAAGGGTGTGGCAAATTAGTTGTTTGTGAGGCAGTAATCAACGAAGAGGTGGTGAAGAAGGTTTTGAAAACAAACATCCATGCTCTTGTAGAGCTTAACATGCTTAAGAACCTTGCTGTCTTTGCCATTGCTGGTGCTCTCGGTGGATACAATGCTCACACCAGCAACATAGTATCTGCAGTATTTATAGCCACAGGCCAAGATCCAGCACAAAACATAGAGAGCTCTCACTGCATTACCATGATGGAAGCTATCAACAACGGCAAGGATCTTCATGTCTCTGTGAGTATGCCTTCAATTGAG GTGGGTACAGTAGGAGGTGGGACACAACTCGCTTCTCAATCTGCATGCCTGAACTTGCTTGGCGTGAAAGGTGCAAGCAAAGAGTCCCCAGGAGCTAACTCTAGACTACTGGCCACCATTGTAGCCAGTTCGGTGTTAGCAGGTGAGCTCTCTTTGATGTCTGCTATAGCAGCTGGGCAGCTTGTCAAGAGTCACATGAAATACAATAGATCCAGCAAAGACATGTCAAAAGTTGCATGCTAA